A region of the Syntrophobacterales bacterium genome:
ACAAGACTATTACTTGCACATCAAAGAATGCGAATTCAGATTTAACTTCAGAAACGAAGACGTTTATGATATTTCAGTGAAAATAGTCAAGAAATTTTAGGAAGTTCGTGGAAAGACCCAAAAAAGTAACGACTCACTTGCCTTTTGTAAGAGGCAAAGGCAGTCAACGGAGTCCGGACGGGATACGGAAAAAGAGTACATAGTGCCTCTGCAGTGGGGTGGAAAATCGGCTTCTTTATGTGGCACAAGACGGGGACATCATCACGTCAGCCGGAATATTCACAAGCATAGGTAACTCTCTTCTTGTGGTTGCAAGATATTTCAGAAAGGATATCCCCGGTCCACGGCAAGGCAGATGGAATACCTTTATATTGATAACCTTGCGCGTAGGGTGTCGTGAAATAGACGGACCGTCAGTCATAACCAAGTTCGGCAAGTCTCTTCTCGCTTATTCCCATAAAATGAGCTACTTCGTGTACTACGGTAATTTCTATTTCCTCTTCCAGTTCCTCAGGAGTCTTACACATCTCTTCGAGGGACTGCTGGAAGAGGAAAATGGTATCCGGATAAAGAGGTGGGGCCGTGACAGAACACCTCTCTGTCAGAGGTGTTCCCCGGAAAAGGCCGAGTAATATCTCGCCGGGAGGTGTTTCCGCTTCCCGAAGCATTATCCTGGATGGTTTTGGGAGCACCGTGATCAGCATATTGTCGAGATGCTCGCGAATCTCAGGGGGTATTCGCTCTATTGCTTTTTCTACAAATCTATCGAACTCCTTGTCGGAAAGTTTCATCCACCCTCCAGGCAACAAGGTTTGAATTTTATTTAGCCTTCAAATCATAACCTCCGACTTTACCGGAGGTTATGATTTTACCATATCCGGGGCTGTTGAGGAAATAATGAAACACTTCAGAGCGGTTCCGGCGAAATTGTGTGATGTTCTGTTCTTCACGGATAAATTGGGCGGATGATTGGAGGTTATGGCCACAAGTGATAATGGGACTATATTGAAGGCAATCTATCCTCGTTTGGCTGTTATTATAGGTAATCCTCTGTTCGAAACAAAAACCGATATGATATTCTTAGCATTCATGTAAGAGGAAGGTCGAAAGATGTCCCCATATTGGTCGAAGTATTTCGTTCGTTGTTGCATAACGGAGCGGATGGATTATAAAATCGGTATAGTCATCTTTTCGGAGGTAAATACACATCTTCCCTTCTTATGGCTCCAAAATTACTGTTCTTTCTCTCCATTTATATGGTAATATGATTAAAATGCTTTTACCCGAAAGAAGGAGGGTTTAAGTGGCAAGAAATACTTACAAGAGCGAAAAAAGAAGAAAGGAGACTGCCCGTCTCAAAAAACAGGAGGAAAAGCGGCAGAGGCGTTTCGGGGCCAAAACTTCAATGGAAGAAAGTGAAATAGAATCAGCCGAAGCGGAGAGTATTCCCGAAGAGGGAACAGCGACAGAAGAGCAGGGTAGCGCTGACGGAAGAGAAGAGGGGGCATAGCTTCCAGTATTCCGTTCGCTTCAAACGTACCCTTTTGGTATGATTCGTGAAGTCGCCCCCCTGCAATTTATAGTCACCGCACTTTAAAACAGTCTGCAAGGGCATCGTCAAATGAATCGAATAGATGCAAGATGCTACGCAGCCGAGATTTGAGCCAGCCCTAGAAACGTTC
Encoded here:
- a CDS encoding metallopeptidase family protein; its protein translation is MKLSDKEFDRFVEKAIERIPPEIREHLDNMLITVLPKPSRIMLREAETPPGEILLGLFRGTPLTERCSVTAPPLYPDTIFLFQQSLEEMCKTPEELEEEIEITVVHEVAHFMGISEKRLAELGYD